The genomic region GATGTCCTCCCTGTGCCTTGTAGGCCGAGGCATCGGATTCCAACAGGGAATCGTTGACCCAGTCATGGGAACTTACCCCAAAGATGCGTCCCTGCAGGTTCGCCGACAGTTGGAAGGTATGCACGTTCTCGCCGTAGGTACCTTGAAAACTTCCCTGACCGCTACGGCCCACATGTAATGCCTTACCATTGTCGTACATCCATACCCCGTACCTTGCACAAAGGCGGCGTACGAAACTGAAATCGTCCTCATTGTACTGCACGGTATAGGGCAATTTTATATCGGTACCGTTTCCCAAGGCGGTCTTTAGAAGATTGGTGTCATGGCCGTCGAAGGTATCGGTAATGACCTGCCCCAGCGAAGTGCCCTCTTCGTAACTTTTGCACTGGGCGGATCTGGAAAGCAGTATGCTCGGGCTGTAGCCCGAAAGTATGAGGTTTCCCGGTGCGCCGCTGTGCTTTTGGAGGTCCGCCGAGGTAACCACCCCTATGAACTCCAGTTCCCCGTTGTCCAGACCTATGGATACTTTTTTCCCTACGGATTTCAGGGCATTGTCCATAAGGGCACTGCCGTACCCTTCGGTGGCATTGGCGGGGAAGCTTATCCTGAAAGCGCTATGGTCGCCCATGGACTGTGAAATGGTGACCCTGTAGCTAGACTTTGGAAGGAATTCCGAACCGTCTATCAGCAGTTTGGGGGATACGATTTTTGACATAACTCATTTGATTTGACCAAGTTAAAATAGGCACAAAATGCACAATGCACAAAAAAAACGATGTGATTTCGTTAAAATACAATGGTATTTTCTTTTTGATGGACCGGCACGTGTTTTTTGACAAATTTCCCCGTTGGTATATTTTGGGTCCTTTAGCCTCATCACGGCTTTTAGTTCACATAAAATATCCTGAAAGGGAGAATATTGGCCGACCTGTTTTCAAGCCCTATCAGCAATTCTTTTTTTAAGTGTTCCCAGTCCTCTTCTGTGTAAGAAGCATCTATATTTTTGGTGATATGTATATCGGTAGTAGGCATGTAACCAATGCCTTCTTGCTGTCCCACCATTACCCCTTTCTTTATCTGTATGTTGGAAACGCTTTCCCTGAAAATACTGTAACAGTATTGAACGATATCCTGCCTGGTTATAACCTTCCCTTTGGAAAGCACATGCTCTCTATACGCATATATTTTCTCACTGGCGGTAGGCTCGTCCCTGCCACCCACGGTACCTGTTATAAATACAAGCGAGTTGGGCATAAAGGCAGTTCCCGAATATTGCACAAGTTTGGTATGGGGATGAATTTTATTCGCTTTTTCCCCAGCTGTGGTCCAATAGGATGCAAACACCACATCATCCTTATTTTTATCTATACTGTTTTTATTGATAATTAGATAAGGGACTTTATTCTTTTTAAAATCCCGTAGTTCAATTTGTTGCTCGATACGGGAGACTGTTTTTTTAAGGTCTTTTATGTTTGAATCGATAAAATCATCGTTTATGGCCGAAAAGGCCACACTATCCTCTTTTAACAGATCCAATGTGTAATTGAGCAACTCCGATGCATCACGTTCATCAAAACGTGATACGCCGCCATATCTTAGATAGGCATTTGGGTTGTCATCATCGGTTTTCTCCCTGTTTTGGATAAAATAGATATTACCGCTATCACCCTCTATCTTTTGAACGTCAAAAAAATAATCATCATCTACATTCAAGGGTAAAATGTTCAAATAGGATTGTAACCTCTTATTTGTTTCGTGCGCTTTTTTGTTCAATACGGGAAAGCAATTGATATGGCAATGTAGATTATCGAGCATTTGTTGCGAAACTACACTAGAGAACGAAATACGAATCCATAGCAGAGGTTGCTTGAAATCATTCAAGCCTTCTTTAGTGATAAAGTCCTTGAAATTCTCAGGGTAGTGTTTGGTATTCTCGGCAACGTTGATTGTGCTATCAATGGTATAAAAATGGTTTTTGTAAAATTGCTTTACGTGTTCCTCGTAAAAGCGCTGTTTGCTTTGTATGGATTCATTTATATACCCGGAAAAAGAATGTAAGTTGTCGGTTTTATCATTATATCCCCTTACAACATTGAGTTCTGTGCCGTTTAATGACCATGAGGCAATATTGATATGATGTGCCAACAACTCTTTTTGTGAAAAGTTAAGTACATCAAAATAGCATAATAGCTGGTTGAGCTCTATTAGTCCCGGTGCTGGCCGAATACCTAGATAAATGCAAGAGGTTTCGGTGTTTTGCTTTAGTTCCGACTCTGATAAAAATGGTACCTCCCTATGGTTTTCATACTTCACGACTTTGTTGGGATGTACTACATACTTTAGTTCGCAATTGTTTAGTGTAAAGTCTCCGGCCGGAGAGAAAAAATAATCCTCAAAGTCGTTTTTCCCGTTATTTCTAAAAATGGGCATTCGTTTTCTATGATAAAATTGGGAACGTTCATTGATATCGATATGGGCATCGACCGGGAGTGCGTGCATTACGGCGTGTGCTGGTTTTGCCGTGACCGATATCTCTGGGGTCAACAGATCTACCAGGCGTTCGGTAATTCTGGTACGGCTCGCCTTTACCGTATCGGATATTCGTTCAAATTCATGGGCACAAGCATCAAATAAAATACTCACCATAGGGTCAAAAGAGAACTCTATCTCTATATCATCTACACCCCAAGTTTCTGCTGCCCTGCGGATGAGGCGATCCTTTATCTCTTCTTTGGTAAGGGTTTTCATAGGTTTATATCTTTTTTACTTGTGTGTTTATATAACGCACAAAAATTATTTGTAAGATAACGGTGCCAAATAGTAGTCGCCTACAAAACTATAGGGTTCATCGGTTTTGACTATTACTCCGGTTATCACGATTTTGAGAAATTTTTTTAACCGTACTTTTTTAGAACTTTCAGAAATATTTTCTCTCAAATCAATATCCAGATTAACTTTTGCCAATCTTTTTTCATAAGTGTCTATTTGTTCTTTCAACGATTTTTTAATGCGCTCTTTCAAGACATTGGTATTGACCAATAGGTCAAAATCCGATTCCCAGATTTCACTTCCAAAATCATCGTCAAAGGTGTATTCCTGAAAATATGTAGTGATGATGACACTGATAAATTGGGAAATGGATTCCTGTAAAGATATTTTTTGGAGTTCTTTTTTTTCAAAAAAACGTTTAAAATCAAATGGGGCCTTGTAGTAGGGTTTTGCCATAGGTTTAAGGTTTTACTACATTAAACACCAGCTCTTTTTCCTTAAGTTGAACCTTCACCGTCTGCGGCGCTTTCAGAGTTCCGGATATCAACATTTTAGACAAGGGTCTCTTAAGTTTGTTCCGTATTACGGCTTTCAGCGGCCGGACCCCATAGGTGGGGGAGAAGCCATCCAAAGATAGATACTTTCTTGTTTTTTCGTCGATTTCTACAGTTATCCCCAAACGCTCTGTTAGCGAAAGCAATTCTTTTTTTAGATGTAGGTCAAATATAAAAGGGACATTTTTTTCCGAAATAGGGGCAAAAGGGACAATCTCCGTTATTCGGCCCAAAAATTCCGGTCTAAAATAAGTAGACATTATTTCCAAAAGTTTCTCTGAAGACGGAATTTTTCCGGCAGTAATGGATTCCGAAATAAATTCCGACCCAATATTTGATGTGAAAAGTATGACGGCATTTGAAAAATCACCTATTTTCCCCAATCGATCACTTAATTTTCCTTCGTCCAAAATTTGAAGGAAAACATCAAATACCGATTGGTGGGCCTTTTCTATTTCATCAAAAAGTACGATGGCATAAGGTTTTTCCCTTATTTTGTTCACTAACATACCACCCTCTTCATATCCCACATACCCTGGAGGGGCACCATACAGTAAAGCGGCTGAATGTTCTTCTTTGAATTCGGACATATCAAACCGCACAATGGCACTTTCATCATTGAAAAGAAATTCGGCCAAGGATTTGGCCAATTCCGTTTTTCCGGTTCCCGTGGGTCCGGAAAAGAAGAAAGAACCAATGGGCTGACCCGCTTTGGAAAGGCCCGATCTGGATTCAATAATGGCCTCTGCCACTGTTTTTACAGCATTGTCCTGACCTATGACCCTTTTTTTAAGGGTAGCTTCCATTTCCAAAAGACGTTCTTGTTCTTGCTTTTGTACCTTTCCGGCAGGTATACCGGTAATGTTGGAAACCATGGCGGCCAAATCTTCTTCATTTATTGCCGTAAGCTCTTGTTTTGAATGTTCTTCGATATTTTTTAAAAGTGAATCAATATACCCACGTTTTTTATTGTAGGATGAAAAACCAAAAGCATCCTCGGTATCATATTTCCCTTGGACAATTGGGCTAAGCTTATTTTTAAGCGTAAGGTATACCGTGTCCAAAAGCTTGTTTTTTACTTCTTCCGAATCTTTATCCTGTATATGTTCAATACTATTTTTAAGTTCCTCTAAATCACTGGGCAGTGATTGTTTGGAAACATTTGCCGCTGACATTGTCCGGTCCAAAAGGTCCAATGCCGAATCTGGCAAACTCTTGTCCTTTAAATATCTTTTGGACAACCTAATGGCTTCTTGTAACGTACTCTCGGATAATTGCAAATTATGATGCTCGCTGAAAGTATGCCCTATACTTTTCAAGATTTCCAAGGCCTGTTGTTTGCTTGGCTCTTCCAATAGTACTGTTTCGAACCTTCGGGCAAACGCTTCATCTGTCACTATATATTTTCTGTGATTGTCGGCAGACGTAGTGCCAATAAGGGTAACTTCACCCTTATTCAGCTCAGCTTTCAGGACATTTAGGATACCTTGGCTTATAGCGCTATCTTGTAACAATGAATGTATGTTGTCAATAAAAAGCACGGGTTTCTCAAGTTGTTTTGCTTCGTTAAAGATAGATTGCAAACGGTCTTCTACCTCTCCTTTATATGAAGCGCCGGAAAGTAAGTTGGCCACATCAACCTCTAAAAGTTGCACTTTTTGTAAGGTTTCGACTATTTTTAATTGCTCTATTTCACGAGCTAGATTTTGTACCAGGGTCGTCTTTCCCACACCTGCCTCACCAATTACGATAACATTGGGTTTTGACTTTCTACTAAGAATTTCCGTAATTTTTTTAAGCTCTTTATCCCTGTTCACGATTGCAGCAAACACACCGTTTTTTGCCAAATTCAATATATCTATCGTATATTTTTTGAGAACATCATTTTTTTCGGAAAATGCTTCTGCGTGGTTTGTTATCGTAGGTTTCGTTACGTTTTTATCATTGCTAATGCCACTCAATCTTCCCAAAAGCTGGGCATGGTTTACAGGTAATGCTTTAAGTTGGTCGTAATTAAAACCTACACCTGGGGTTATTGCGGCAATGAAAAGGCAAATGAGGTCAACTTCTTCTTTTTTTAATTTTGTTTTGATACCCTCTGCCTCATCAAGAATACATTGTACGGCCTCATCGGGCGTTGAAGAACTAACGTGCATGGCGCGTTTTGAATAGTCTTCCATACGTACTTCTGCCCATTCCTCTACATAATACACGTCTATATCCAGACCGTGAAGATGTCTTAAAAGCGATAAGTCCCTATTGAGCAGGGCCTTTACCATATGGGCTGCACCATAATTTTGATGCCGATGCTCTTCCGCAATTTGGGATGCAATGTAGGTAGCTTTGTTTACTTCTTTGTTTAACATCCAAAAAGCGGTTAATTGTTTAATCTGCGGGATAG from Costertonia aggregata harbors:
- a CDS encoding GPW/gp25 family protein, whose product is MAKPYYKAPFDFKRFFEKKELQKISLQESISQFISVIITTYFQEYTFDDDFGSEIWESDFDLLVNTNVLKERIKKSLKEQIDTYEKRLAKVNLDIDLRENISESSKKVRLKKFLKIVITGVIVKTDEPYSFVGDYYLAPLSYK
- a CDS encoding AAA family ATPase; the encoded protein is MLNKEVNKATYIASQIAEEHRHQNYGAAHMVKALLNRDLSLLRHLHGLDIDVYYVEEWAEVRMEDYSKRAMHVSSSTPDEAVQCILDEAEGIKTKLKKEEVDLICLFIAAITPGVGFNYDQLKALPVNHAQLLGRLSGISNDKNVTKPTITNHAEAFSEKNDVLKKYTIDILNLAKNGVFAAIVNRDKELKKITEILSRKSKPNVIVIGEAGVGKTTLVQNLAREIEQLKIVETLQKVQLLEVDVANLLSGASYKGEVEDRLQSIFNEAKQLEKPVLFIDNIHSLLQDSAISQGILNVLKAELNKGEVTLIGTTSADNHRKYIVTDEAFARRFETVLLEEPSKQQALEILKSIGHTFSEHHNLQLSESTLQEAIRLSKRYLKDKSLPDSALDLLDRTMSAANVSKQSLPSDLEELKNSIEHIQDKDSEEVKNKLLDTVYLTLKNKLSPIVQGKYDTEDAFGFSSYNKKRGYIDSLLKNIEEHSKQELTAINEEDLAAMVSNITGIPAGKVQKQEQERLLEMEATLKKRVIGQDNAVKTVAEAIIESRSGLSKAGQPIGSFFFSGPTGTGKTELAKSLAEFLFNDESAIVRFDMSEFKEEHSAALLYGAPPGYVGYEEGGMLVNKIREKPYAIVLFDEIEKAHQSVFDVFLQILDEGKLSDRLGKIGDFSNAVILFTSNIGSEFISESITAGKIPSSEKLLEIMSTYFRPEFLGRITEIVPFAPISEKNVPFIFDLHLKKELLSLTERLGITVEIDEKTRKYLSLDGFSPTYGVRPLKAVIRNKLKRPLSKMLISGTLKAPQTVKVQLKEKELVFNVVKP
- a CDS encoding type VI secretion system baseplate subunit TssF gives rise to the protein MKTLTKEEIKDRLIRRAAETWGVDDIEIEFSFDPMVSILFDACAHEFERISDTVKASRTRITERLVDLLTPEISVTAKPAHAVMHALPVDAHIDINERSQFYHRKRMPIFRNNGKNDFEDYFFSPAGDFTLNNCELKYVVHPNKVVKYENHREVPFLSESELKQNTETSCIYLGIRPAPGLIELNQLLCYFDVLNFSQKELLAHHINIASWSLNGTELNVVRGYNDKTDNLHSFSGYINESIQSKQRFYEEHVKQFYKNHFYTIDSTINVAENTKHYPENFKDFITKEGLNDFKQPLLWIRISFSSVVSQQMLDNLHCHINCFPVLNKKAHETNKRLQSYLNILPLNVDDDYFFDVQKIEGDSGNIYFIQNREKTDDDNPNAYLRYGGVSRFDERDASELLNYTLDLLKEDSVAFSAINDDFIDSNIKDLKKTVSRIEQQIELRDFKKNKVPYLIINKNSIDKNKDDVVFASYWTTAGEKANKIHPHTKLVQYSGTAFMPNSLVFITGTVGGRDEPTASEKIYAYREHVLSKGKVITRQDIVQYCYSIFRESVSNIQIKKGVMVGQQEGIGYMPTTDIHITKNIDASYTEEDWEHLKKELLIGLENRSANILPFRIFYVN